In Pieris rapae chromosome 18, ilPieRapa1.1, whole genome shotgun sequence, one genomic interval encodes:
- the LOC111001241 gene encoding proton channel OtopLc isoform X6, which produces MQRCPYIHEMKERLLGAPADGIERDKDQSRDQVDHAPSPPDNQVGTIVKLNSDGYGSHTSPARAPLVTDECEVPADETDALTPTEAILRYRACCQPNTRPKNAKTSLFIISSFIYAKLLVVVCIAYVISDVITHNLPLYYYEGFFTYLYGMSILFLLYVFCFLLQESSCCNGSPPKPKPPPKEKKPKKEKEKKTKETKDGKDGKKDKKDGKAKDKDKENDKSTKDSKKQSFQQQDVVELEAGPVARPVRRRKTSQNDHSHGSFFLRIGAIAFGLGTMIYNGLEFGTFFELPLTSPCYLILKGVNPVLQMVFTFMQMYFIFMNSRLNIHRFKVIARFGLMHVVATNICVWIRTLVLESLKEITDYHLKNPQGVPGEGVLGIKTVLKFAEAIRKQTLRHAGRVLGAVTTAATTVASTATTTVKSAAITAATSTASTPTTTLTTTTHTSYYFGGAFTPKSKFIDVIKSTIGYDKNQNHGLRGSWPNDNPFTTYASITPGTKPTQTQTAMLEVFQWLYTSTVKPIVSTVSNLVPTTQESFGYDRDVWGNSVETYRVDEPPHSAADNASEIFESFDTLNPAALIANIDNTSVCGRNPIMGTIVTDSAPYLYPFIIEYSLIGAAVIYVMWKHIGRYPGVANDEDLERRLEAVLSRRAAAMAAAQRGNRVDCAGASKGLFCGLLFLVASLICLILFFVLIRHQDFKRLSIYLADVSHCALMVLSILAILIGFIRGSKMRWSADPPSYTEPIHRVQSLKFRSEEQSDLNDILLRVSAFGLFTYAVFSVIAGGMGAFTHEPNLLVMITGCLSVLQVILQLLFIADVSRRRVHLPEQERSKPARQAVTFLLICNVTMWLIYTVEAQKVLANPVQLDFYGFVAWSLVQRFTLPLCIFHRFHSAVTLAEIWKTSYKARLE; this is translated from the exons ATGCAGCGTTGCCCCTACATCCACGAGATGAAGGAGCGGCTGCTTGGCGCACCAGCTGACGGAATCGAACGTGATAAAGATCAATCCCGTGATCAAGTGGATCACGCCCCATCCCCACCAGACAACCAGGTCGGCACCATCGTCAAA cTGAATTCCGACGGGTACGGATCACATACTTCGCCGGCACGCGCTCCACTCGTCACTGACGAGTGTGAGGTGCCGGCGGATGAAACTGATGCTCTGACACCCACCGAGGCAATACTGCGGTATAGAGCCTGCTGTCAGCCCAATACAAGACCTAAAAATGCCAA AACATCTCTGTTCATCATCTCCAGCTTCATCTACGCGAAGCTATTGGTGGTTGTCTGCATTGCATATGTCATCAGCGATGTGATAACCCACAACCTTCCCCTCTACTATTATGAGGGTTTCTTTACGTACCTATACGGAATGAGTATTCTCTTCCTATTGTACGTCTTCTGCTTCTTACTTCAAG AAAGTTCATGCTGCAACGGAAGTCCTCCCAAGCCGAAACCACCACCAAAGGAAAAGAAGCCGAAGAAAGAGAAGGAAAAGAAAACCAAAGAAACAAAAGATGGTAAAGATGGAAAGAAAGATAAGAAAGACGGAAAAGCCAAGGACAAAGATAAGGAAAACGATAAATCAACCAAAGATAGCAAAAAACAAAGCTTCCAG CAACAAGACGTCGTGGAGCTGGAAGCCGGCCCAGTCGCTAGACCAGTACGCAGGCGCAAGACTTCGCAGAATGATCACAGCCATGGCAGTTTCTTCCTTAGAATAGGAGCTATCG CTTTTGGTCTCGGAACAATGATTTATAATGGGCTGGAATTCGGGACATTCTTTGAACTACCGCTGACATCTCCGTGTTATCTTATCTTGAAAGGAGTAAACCCCGTTTTACAAATGGTTTTCACTTTCATGcagatgtattttatttttatgaattctcGT cttAACATTCATCGATTCAAAGTTATCGCTCGATTCGGTCTGATGCACGTGGTCGCAACGAACATCTGCGTTTGGATTCGCACCTTGGTACTCGAATCTCTGAAGGAAATCACAGACTACCACTTAAAGAATCCTCAAGGAGTTCCCGGAGAAGGCGTACTCggaa ttaaaactgtattaaaatttgcAGAAGCCATTCGTAAGCAAACTTTGAGACATGCCGGTCGTGTCCTTGGTGCTGTAACAACGGCTGCTACCACTGTTGCATCTACTGCGACCACTACTGTTAAATCCGCAGCAATTACAGCAGCAACGTCTACAGCTTCGACCCCGACTACAACTCTTACCACCA CTACTCATACCTCATATTACTTTGGTGGCGCTTTCACTCCTAAATCAAAGTTCATCGACGTAATAAAGAGCACGATAGGGTACGACAAGAATCAGAACCATGGGCTTAGAGGTTCGTGGCCGAATGATAACCCGTTCACCACGTACGCATCGATCACACCCGGGACGAAACCGACTCAAACTCAGACAGCCATGTTGGAAGTTTTCCAATGGCTATATACTTCTACGGTGAAACCTATTGTTAGTACGGTATCCAATTTGGTGCCCACAACCCAAGAGAGTTTTGGATACGATAGAGATGTTTGGGGAAATAGTGTCGAAACTTATCGTGTCGATGAACCACCACATTCAGCAG CGGACAATGCATCGGAAATATTTGAGTCTTTCGATACCTTGAACCCAGCTGCCTTGATCGCTAATATTGATAATACGAGTGTGTGTGGAAGGAATCCGATAATGGGAACGATTGTCACCGACTCCGCACCATATCTTTACCCCTTCATCATTGAATATTCTCTCATCGGCGCCGCAGTTATCTACGTCATGTGGAAGCATATTGGCCGCTATCCCGG AGTTGCCAATGACGAAGATCTGGAAAGACGTCTGGAGGCTGTTCTATCCCGCAGGGCGGCAGCAATGGCAGCGGCGCAACGCGGCAACCGCGTAGACTGCGCAGGCGCATCTAAAGGCCTCTTCTGCGGCTTGCTGTTCTTGGTGGCATCACTCATCTGCTTGATTCTCTTCTTCGTGCTGATCAGACACCAAGATTTCAAGCGTCTATCGATTTACTTGGCGGATGTGTCTCACTGCGCGCTGATGGTGCTTTCTATTCTGGCAATTCTAATTGGATTTATACG TGGTAGTAAAATGAGATGGAGCGCAGATCCTCCCTCCTATACCGAGCCTATTCACAGGGTGCAATCGTTGAAGTTCCGTTCTGAAGAGCAGTCGGACTTGAACGATATCCTCCTACGCGTGTCGGCGTTTGGACTGTTCACATACGCCGTGTTCAGTGTAATTGCTGGTGGAATGGGAGCCTTCACCCACGAACCAAACCTTCTTGTAATGATCACCGGATGCTTGAGCGTACTACAg GTGATTCTTCAACTGCTCTTCATTGCGGATGTGTCCAGGCGTCGAGTACATCTTCCAGAACAAGAGCGCAGCAAGCCAGCTCGTCAAGCCGTTACCTTCCTGCTCATCTGCAACGTTACCATGTGGCTCATATACACCGTTGAGGCTCAGAAAGTTCTGGCTAACCCG GTCCAATTGGACTTCTATGGATTCGTCGCCTGGTCCCTCGTACAACGATTCACTCTGCCCCTCTGCATATTCCATCGCTTCCACTCCGCCGTGACCCTCGCCGAGATCTGGAAGACCAGCTACAAAGCTCGACTTGAGTGA
- the LOC111001241 gene encoding proton channel OtopLc isoform X4 produces the protein MQRCPYIHEMKERLLGAPADGIERDKDQSRDQVDHAPSPPDNQVGTIVKLNSDGYGSHTSPARAPLVTDECEVPADETDALTPTEAILRYRACCQPNTRPKNAKTSLFIISSFIYAKLLVVVCIAYVISDVITHNLPLYYYEGFFTYLYGMSILFLLYVFCFLLQESSCCNGSPPKPKPPPKEKKPKKEKEKKTKETKDGKDGKKDKKDGKAKDKDKENDKSTKDSKKQSFQEVYPRKMRDKVRQQEIQMALLYASEQQQDVVELEAGPVARPVRRRKTSQNDHSHGSFFLRIGAIAFGLGTMIYNGLEFGTFFELPLTSPCYLILKGVNPVLQMVFTFMQMYFIFMNSRLNIHRFKVIARFGLMHVVATNICVWIRTLVLESLKEITDYHLKNPQGVPGEGVLGIKTVLKFAEAIRKQTLRHAGRVLGAVTTAATTVASTATTTVKSAAITAATSTASTPTTTLTTTTHTSYYFGGAFTPKSKFIDVIKSTIGYDKNQNHGLRGSWPNDNPFTTYASITPGTKPTQTQTAMLEVFQWLYTSTVKPIVSTVSNLVPTTQESFGYDRDVWGNSVETYRVDEPPHSAADNASEIFESFDTLNPAALIANIDNTSVCGRNPIMGTIVTDSAPYLYPFIIEYSLIGAAVIYVMWKHIGRYPGAAAMAAAQRGNRVDCAGASKGLFCGLLFLVASLICLILFFVLIRHQDFKRLSIYLADVSHCALMVLSILAILIGFIRGSKMRWSADPPSYTEPIHRVQSLKFRSEEQSDLNDILLRVSAFGLFTYAVFSVIAGGMGAFTHEPNLLVMITGCLSVLQVILQLLFIADVSRRRVHLPEQERSKPARQAVTFLLICNVTMWLIYTVEAQKVLANPVQLDFYGFVAWSLVQRFTLPLCIFHRFHSAVTLAEIWKTSYKARLE, from the exons ATGCAGCGTTGCCCCTACATCCACGAGATGAAGGAGCGGCTGCTTGGCGCACCAGCTGACGGAATCGAACGTGATAAAGATCAATCCCGTGATCAAGTGGATCACGCCCCATCCCCACCAGACAACCAGGTCGGCACCATCGTCAAA cTGAATTCCGACGGGTACGGATCACATACTTCGCCGGCACGCGCTCCACTCGTCACTGACGAGTGTGAGGTGCCGGCGGATGAAACTGATGCTCTGACACCCACCGAGGCAATACTGCGGTATAGAGCCTGCTGTCAGCCCAATACAAGACCTAAAAATGCCAA AACATCTCTGTTCATCATCTCCAGCTTCATCTACGCGAAGCTATTGGTGGTTGTCTGCATTGCATATGTCATCAGCGATGTGATAACCCACAACCTTCCCCTCTACTATTATGAGGGTTTCTTTACGTACCTATACGGAATGAGTATTCTCTTCCTATTGTACGTCTTCTGCTTCTTACTTCAAG AAAGTTCATGCTGCAACGGAAGTCCTCCCAAGCCGAAACCACCACCAAAGGAAAAGAAGCCGAAGAAAGAGAAGGAAAAGAAAACCAAAGAAACAAAAGATGGTAAAGATGGAAAGAAAGATAAGAAAGACGGAAAAGCCAAGGACAAAGATAAGGAAAACGATAAATCAACCAAAGATAGCAAAAAACAAAGCTTCCAG GAGGTGTATCCCCGTAAGATGCGTGATAAAGTTCGACAACAGGAAATACAAATGGCGCTATTGTATGCCTCCGAACAG CAACAAGACGTCGTGGAGCTGGAAGCCGGCCCAGTCGCTAGACCAGTACGCAGGCGCAAGACTTCGCAGAATGATCACAGCCATGGCAGTTTCTTCCTTAGAATAGGAGCTATCG CTTTTGGTCTCGGAACAATGATTTATAATGGGCTGGAATTCGGGACATTCTTTGAACTACCGCTGACATCTCCGTGTTATCTTATCTTGAAAGGAGTAAACCCCGTTTTACAAATGGTTTTCACTTTCATGcagatgtattttatttttatgaattctcGT cttAACATTCATCGATTCAAAGTTATCGCTCGATTCGGTCTGATGCACGTGGTCGCAACGAACATCTGCGTTTGGATTCGCACCTTGGTACTCGAATCTCTGAAGGAAATCACAGACTACCACTTAAAGAATCCTCAAGGAGTTCCCGGAGAAGGCGTACTCggaa ttaaaactgtattaaaatttgcAGAAGCCATTCGTAAGCAAACTTTGAGACATGCCGGTCGTGTCCTTGGTGCTGTAACAACGGCTGCTACCACTGTTGCATCTACTGCGACCACTACTGTTAAATCCGCAGCAATTACAGCAGCAACGTCTACAGCTTCGACCCCGACTACAACTCTTACCACCA CTACTCATACCTCATATTACTTTGGTGGCGCTTTCACTCCTAAATCAAAGTTCATCGACGTAATAAAGAGCACGATAGGGTACGACAAGAATCAGAACCATGGGCTTAGAGGTTCGTGGCCGAATGATAACCCGTTCACCACGTACGCATCGATCACACCCGGGACGAAACCGACTCAAACTCAGACAGCCATGTTGGAAGTTTTCCAATGGCTATATACTTCTACGGTGAAACCTATTGTTAGTACGGTATCCAATTTGGTGCCCACAACCCAAGAGAGTTTTGGATACGATAGAGATGTTTGGGGAAATAGTGTCGAAACTTATCGTGTCGATGAACCACCACATTCAGCAG CGGACAATGCATCGGAAATATTTGAGTCTTTCGATACCTTGAACCCAGCTGCCTTGATCGCTAATATTGATAATACGAGTGTGTGTGGAAGGAATCCGATAATGGGAACGATTGTCACCGACTCCGCACCATATCTTTACCCCTTCATCATTGAATATTCTCTCATCGGCGCCGCAGTTATCTACGTCATGTGGAAGCATATTGGCCGCTATCCCGG GGCGGCAGCAATGGCAGCGGCGCAACGCGGCAACCGCGTAGACTGCGCAGGCGCATCTAAAGGCCTCTTCTGCGGCTTGCTGTTCTTGGTGGCATCACTCATCTGCTTGATTCTCTTCTTCGTGCTGATCAGACACCAAGATTTCAAGCGTCTATCGATTTACTTGGCGGATGTGTCTCACTGCGCGCTGATGGTGCTTTCTATTCTGGCAATTCTAATTGGATTTATACG TGGTAGTAAAATGAGATGGAGCGCAGATCCTCCCTCCTATACCGAGCCTATTCACAGGGTGCAATCGTTGAAGTTCCGTTCTGAAGAGCAGTCGGACTTGAACGATATCCTCCTACGCGTGTCGGCGTTTGGACTGTTCACATACGCCGTGTTCAGTGTAATTGCTGGTGGAATGGGAGCCTTCACCCACGAACCAAACCTTCTTGTAATGATCACCGGATGCTTGAGCGTACTACAg GTGATTCTTCAACTGCTCTTCATTGCGGATGTGTCCAGGCGTCGAGTACATCTTCCAGAACAAGAGCGCAGCAAGCCAGCTCGTCAAGCCGTTACCTTCCTGCTCATCTGCAACGTTACCATGTGGCTCATATACACCGTTGAGGCTCAGAAAGTTCTGGCTAACCCG GTCCAATTGGACTTCTATGGATTCGTCGCCTGGTCCCTCGTACAACGATTCACTCTGCCCCTCTGCATATTCCATCGCTTCCACTCCGCCGTGACCCTCGCCGAGATCTGGAAGACCAGCTACAAAGCTCGACTTGAGTGA
- the LOC111001241 gene encoding proton channel OtopLc isoform X1, translating into MQRCPYIHEMKERLLGAPADGIERDKDQSRDQVDHAPSPPDNQVGTIVKLNSDGYGSHTSPARAPLVTDECEVPADETDALTPTEAILRYRACCQPNTRPKNAKTSLFIISSFIYAKLLVVVCIAYVISDVITHNLPLYYYEGFFTYLYGMSILFLLYVFCFLLQESSCCNGSPPKPKPPPKEKKPKKEKEKKTKETKDGKDGKKDKKDGKAKDKDKENDKSTKDSKKQSFQEVYPRKMRDKVRQQEIQMALLYASEQQQDVVELEAGPVARPVRRRKTSQNDHSHGSFFLRIGAIAFGLGTMIYNGLEFGTFFELPLTSPCYLILKGVNPVLQMVFTFMQMYFIFMNSRLNIHRFKVIARFGLMHVVATNICVWIRTLVLESLKEITDYHLKNPQGVPGEGVLGIKTVLKFAEAIRKQTLRHAGRVLGAVTTAATTVASTATTTVKSAAITAATSTASTPTTTLTTTTHTSYYFGGAFTPKSKFIDVIKSTIGYDKNQNHGLRGSWPNDNPFTTYASITPGTKPTQTQTAMLEVFQWLYTSTVKPIVSTVSNLVPTTQESFGYDRDVWGNSVETYRVDEPPHSAADNASEIFESFDTLNPAALIANIDNTSVCGRNPIMGTIVTDSAPYLYPFIIEYSLIGAAVIYVMWKHIGRYPGVANDEDLERRLEAVLSRRAAAMAAAQRGNRVDCAGASKGLFCGLLFLVASLICLILFFVLIRHQDFKRLSIYLADVSHCALMVLSILAILIGFIRGSKMRWSADPPSYTEPIHRVQSLKFRSEEQSDLNDILLRVSAFGLFTYAVFSVIAGGMGAFTHEPNLLVMITGCLSVLQVILQLLFIADVSRRRVHLPEQERSKPARQAVTFLLICNVTMWLIYTVEAQKVLANPVQLDFYGFVAWSLVQRFTLPLCIFHRFHSAVTLAEIWKTSYKARLE; encoded by the exons ATGCAGCGTTGCCCCTACATCCACGAGATGAAGGAGCGGCTGCTTGGCGCACCAGCTGACGGAATCGAACGTGATAAAGATCAATCCCGTGATCAAGTGGATCACGCCCCATCCCCACCAGACAACCAGGTCGGCACCATCGTCAAA cTGAATTCCGACGGGTACGGATCACATACTTCGCCGGCACGCGCTCCACTCGTCACTGACGAGTGTGAGGTGCCGGCGGATGAAACTGATGCTCTGACACCCACCGAGGCAATACTGCGGTATAGAGCCTGCTGTCAGCCCAATACAAGACCTAAAAATGCCAA AACATCTCTGTTCATCATCTCCAGCTTCATCTACGCGAAGCTATTGGTGGTTGTCTGCATTGCATATGTCATCAGCGATGTGATAACCCACAACCTTCCCCTCTACTATTATGAGGGTTTCTTTACGTACCTATACGGAATGAGTATTCTCTTCCTATTGTACGTCTTCTGCTTCTTACTTCAAG AAAGTTCATGCTGCAACGGAAGTCCTCCCAAGCCGAAACCACCACCAAAGGAAAAGAAGCCGAAGAAAGAGAAGGAAAAGAAAACCAAAGAAACAAAAGATGGTAAAGATGGAAAGAAAGATAAGAAAGACGGAAAAGCCAAGGACAAAGATAAGGAAAACGATAAATCAACCAAAGATAGCAAAAAACAAAGCTTCCAG GAGGTGTATCCCCGTAAGATGCGTGATAAAGTTCGACAACAGGAAATACAAATGGCGCTATTGTATGCCTCCGAACAG CAACAAGACGTCGTGGAGCTGGAAGCCGGCCCAGTCGCTAGACCAGTACGCAGGCGCAAGACTTCGCAGAATGATCACAGCCATGGCAGTTTCTTCCTTAGAATAGGAGCTATCG CTTTTGGTCTCGGAACAATGATTTATAATGGGCTGGAATTCGGGACATTCTTTGAACTACCGCTGACATCTCCGTGTTATCTTATCTTGAAAGGAGTAAACCCCGTTTTACAAATGGTTTTCACTTTCATGcagatgtattttatttttatgaattctcGT cttAACATTCATCGATTCAAAGTTATCGCTCGATTCGGTCTGATGCACGTGGTCGCAACGAACATCTGCGTTTGGATTCGCACCTTGGTACTCGAATCTCTGAAGGAAATCACAGACTACCACTTAAAGAATCCTCAAGGAGTTCCCGGAGAAGGCGTACTCggaa ttaaaactgtattaaaatttgcAGAAGCCATTCGTAAGCAAACTTTGAGACATGCCGGTCGTGTCCTTGGTGCTGTAACAACGGCTGCTACCACTGTTGCATCTACTGCGACCACTACTGTTAAATCCGCAGCAATTACAGCAGCAACGTCTACAGCTTCGACCCCGACTACAACTCTTACCACCA CTACTCATACCTCATATTACTTTGGTGGCGCTTTCACTCCTAAATCAAAGTTCATCGACGTAATAAAGAGCACGATAGGGTACGACAAGAATCAGAACCATGGGCTTAGAGGTTCGTGGCCGAATGATAACCCGTTCACCACGTACGCATCGATCACACCCGGGACGAAACCGACTCAAACTCAGACAGCCATGTTGGAAGTTTTCCAATGGCTATATACTTCTACGGTGAAACCTATTGTTAGTACGGTATCCAATTTGGTGCCCACAACCCAAGAGAGTTTTGGATACGATAGAGATGTTTGGGGAAATAGTGTCGAAACTTATCGTGTCGATGAACCACCACATTCAGCAG CGGACAATGCATCGGAAATATTTGAGTCTTTCGATACCTTGAACCCAGCTGCCTTGATCGCTAATATTGATAATACGAGTGTGTGTGGAAGGAATCCGATAATGGGAACGATTGTCACCGACTCCGCACCATATCTTTACCCCTTCATCATTGAATATTCTCTCATCGGCGCCGCAGTTATCTACGTCATGTGGAAGCATATTGGCCGCTATCCCGG AGTTGCCAATGACGAAGATCTGGAAAGACGTCTGGAGGCTGTTCTATCCCGCAGGGCGGCAGCAATGGCAGCGGCGCAACGCGGCAACCGCGTAGACTGCGCAGGCGCATCTAAAGGCCTCTTCTGCGGCTTGCTGTTCTTGGTGGCATCACTCATCTGCTTGATTCTCTTCTTCGTGCTGATCAGACACCAAGATTTCAAGCGTCTATCGATTTACTTGGCGGATGTGTCTCACTGCGCGCTGATGGTGCTTTCTATTCTGGCAATTCTAATTGGATTTATACG TGGTAGTAAAATGAGATGGAGCGCAGATCCTCCCTCCTATACCGAGCCTATTCACAGGGTGCAATCGTTGAAGTTCCGTTCTGAAGAGCAGTCGGACTTGAACGATATCCTCCTACGCGTGTCGGCGTTTGGACTGTTCACATACGCCGTGTTCAGTGTAATTGCTGGTGGAATGGGAGCCTTCACCCACGAACCAAACCTTCTTGTAATGATCACCGGATGCTTGAGCGTACTACAg GTGATTCTTCAACTGCTCTTCATTGCGGATGTGTCCAGGCGTCGAGTACATCTTCCAGAACAAGAGCGCAGCAAGCCAGCTCGTCAAGCCGTTACCTTCCTGCTCATCTGCAACGTTACCATGTGGCTCATATACACCGTTGAGGCTCAGAAAGTTCTGGCTAACCCG GTCCAATTGGACTTCTATGGATTCGTCGCCTGGTCCCTCGTACAACGATTCACTCTGCCCCTCTGCATATTCCATCGCTTCCACTCCGCCGTGACCCTCGCCGAGATCTGGAAGACCAGCTACAAAGCTCGACTTGAGTGA
- the LOC111001241 gene encoding proton channel OtopLc isoform X8 — MQRCPYIHEMKERLLGAPADGIERDKDQSRDQVDHAPSPPDNQVGTIVKLNSDGYGSHTSPARAPLVTDECEVPADETDALTPTEAILRYRACCQPNTRPKNAKTSLFIISSFIYAKLLVVVCIAYVISDVITHNLPLYYYEGFFTYLYGMSILFLLYVFCFLLQESSCCNGSPPKPKPPPKEKKPKKEKEKKTKETKDGKDGKKDKKDGKAKDKDKENDKSTKDSKKQSFQEVYPRKMRDKVRQQEIQMALLYASEQQQDVVELEAGPVARPVRRRKTSQNDHSHGSFFLRIGAIAFGLGTMIYNGLEFGTFFELPLTSPCYLILKGVNPVLQMVFTFMQMYFIFMNSRLNIHRFKVIARFGLMHVVATNICVWIRTLVLESLKEITDYHLKNPQGVPGEGVLGKAIRKQTLRHAGRVLGAVTTAATTVASTATTTVKSAAITAATSTASTPTTTLTTTDNASEIFESFDTLNPAALIANIDNTSVCGRNPIMGTIVTDSAPYLYPFIIEYSLIGAAVIYVMWKHIGRYPGVANDEDLERRLEAVLSRRAAAMAAAQRGNRVDCAGASKGLFCGLLFLVASLICLILFFVLIRHQDFKRLSIYLADVSHCALMVLSILAILIGFIRGSKMRWSADPPSYTEPIHRVQSLKFRSEEQSDLNDILLRVSAFGLFTYAVFSVIAGGMGAFTHEPNLLVMITGCLSVLQVILQLLFIADVSRRRVHLPEQERSKPARQAVTFLLICNVTMWLIYTVEAQKVLANPVQLDFYGFVAWSLVQRFTLPLCIFHRFHSAVTLAEIWKTSYKARLE; from the exons ATGCAGCGTTGCCCCTACATCCACGAGATGAAGGAGCGGCTGCTTGGCGCACCAGCTGACGGAATCGAACGTGATAAAGATCAATCCCGTGATCAAGTGGATCACGCCCCATCCCCACCAGACAACCAGGTCGGCACCATCGTCAAA cTGAATTCCGACGGGTACGGATCACATACTTCGCCGGCACGCGCTCCACTCGTCACTGACGAGTGTGAGGTGCCGGCGGATGAAACTGATGCTCTGACACCCACCGAGGCAATACTGCGGTATAGAGCCTGCTGTCAGCCCAATACAAGACCTAAAAATGCCAA AACATCTCTGTTCATCATCTCCAGCTTCATCTACGCGAAGCTATTGGTGGTTGTCTGCATTGCATATGTCATCAGCGATGTGATAACCCACAACCTTCCCCTCTACTATTATGAGGGTTTCTTTACGTACCTATACGGAATGAGTATTCTCTTCCTATTGTACGTCTTCTGCTTCTTACTTCAAG AAAGTTCATGCTGCAACGGAAGTCCTCCCAAGCCGAAACCACCACCAAAGGAAAAGAAGCCGAAGAAAGAGAAGGAAAAGAAAACCAAAGAAACAAAAGATGGTAAAGATGGAAAGAAAGATAAGAAAGACGGAAAAGCCAAGGACAAAGATAAGGAAAACGATAAATCAACCAAAGATAGCAAAAAACAAAGCTTCCAG GAGGTGTATCCCCGTAAGATGCGTGATAAAGTTCGACAACAGGAAATACAAATGGCGCTATTGTATGCCTCCGAACAG CAACAAGACGTCGTGGAGCTGGAAGCCGGCCCAGTCGCTAGACCAGTACGCAGGCGCAAGACTTCGCAGAATGATCACAGCCATGGCAGTTTCTTCCTTAGAATAGGAGCTATCG CTTTTGGTCTCGGAACAATGATTTATAATGGGCTGGAATTCGGGACATTCTTTGAACTACCGCTGACATCTCCGTGTTATCTTATCTTGAAAGGAGTAAACCCCGTTTTACAAATGGTTTTCACTTTCATGcagatgtattttatttttatgaattctcGT cttAACATTCATCGATTCAAAGTTATCGCTCGATTCGGTCTGATGCACGTGGTCGCAACGAACATCTGCGTTTGGATTCGCACCTTGGTACTCGAATCTCTGAAGGAAATCACAGACTACCACTTAAAGAATCCTCAAGGAGTTCCCGGAGAAGGCGTACTCggaa AAGCCATTCGTAAGCAAACTTTGAGACATGCCGGTCGTGTCCTTGGTGCTGTAACAACGGCTGCTACCACTGTTGCATCTACTGCGACCACTACTGTTAAATCCGCAGCAATTACAGCAGCAACGTCTACAGCTTCGACCCCGACTACAACTCTTACCACCA CGGACAATGCATCGGAAATATTTGAGTCTTTCGATACCTTGAACCCAGCTGCCTTGATCGCTAATATTGATAATACGAGTGTGTGTGGAAGGAATCCGATAATGGGAACGATTGTCACCGACTCCGCACCATATCTTTACCCCTTCATCATTGAATATTCTCTCATCGGCGCCGCAGTTATCTACGTCATGTGGAAGCATATTGGCCGCTATCCCGG AGTTGCCAATGACGAAGATCTGGAAAGACGTCTGGAGGCTGTTCTATCCCGCAGGGCGGCAGCAATGGCAGCGGCGCAACGCGGCAACCGCGTAGACTGCGCAGGCGCATCTAAAGGCCTCTTCTGCGGCTTGCTGTTCTTGGTGGCATCACTCATCTGCTTGATTCTCTTCTTCGTGCTGATCAGACACCAAGATTTCAAGCGTCTATCGATTTACTTGGCGGATGTGTCTCACTGCGCGCTGATGGTGCTTTCTATTCTGGCAATTCTAATTGGATTTATACG TGGTAGTAAAATGAGATGGAGCGCAGATCCTCCCTCCTATACCGAGCCTATTCACAGGGTGCAATCGTTGAAGTTCCGTTCTGAAGAGCAGTCGGACTTGAACGATATCCTCCTACGCGTGTCGGCGTTTGGACTGTTCACATACGCCGTGTTCAGTGTAATTGCTGGTGGAATGGGAGCCTTCACCCACGAACCAAACCTTCTTGTAATGATCACCGGATGCTTGAGCGTACTACAg GTGATTCTTCAACTGCTCTTCATTGCGGATGTGTCCAGGCGTCGAGTACATCTTCCAGAACAAGAGCGCAGCAAGCCAGCTCGTCAAGCCGTTACCTTCCTGCTCATCTGCAACGTTACCATGTGGCTCATATACACCGTTGAGGCTCAGAAAGTTCTGGCTAACCCG GTCCAATTGGACTTCTATGGATTCGTCGCCTGGTCCCTCGTACAACGATTCACTCTGCCCCTCTGCATATTCCATCGCTTCCACTCCGCCGTGACCCTCGCCGAGATCTGGAAGACCAGCTACAAAGCTCGACTTGAGTGA